Below is a genomic region from Triticum dicoccoides isolate Atlit2015 ecotype Zavitan chromosome 5A, WEW_v2.0, whole genome shotgun sequence.
GTTTCTTGTACGTACGTGTTGCTACGTTATCCTGCTACAACACCACGCCGGAAAACCCCACTGTTCGCCGGCGCACCCCGTGCCGGCGGCCGGAAATCTCCACCAAACTCACACCAAGGCACCATCCTGACCAGTCCCGATTCACCAGCGCTTTTCTCCCGGAATACACAACCAAATCACACAAGCTCGCTCCCGTTACAAAGACATTATCCGTACCTACACAATGCAATTTTTTTCACTCGAATCGGTGGATCCGATCGAGAGATATTCGATCGGGAATCGAGAGGAGAAGCACACTCTGGAAGTCTGGAGGCTGGTTCCTGAGCCGGGGAGGCCAGCCAGGGGGGCGGCAATCCGCGGCATCGGATGCGGCGCGTGGGTGACCGTCGGATGGAGACAGATCGGACGTCGCTCGTTTGATGCGGGGCGCTAGGAGGGGCGATCCGCGGCAACGCCCCCTCGACCAATCAGCGCGCGGCTTTCCGCCCCCTCCGGCTCGCccgtctccccgacgcctcccactaTTTAACCAGCGCTCCCTCCGCCCCGACCTACTCACCCAGCTCACAAGCATCTCTCTCACCTCCGGCGAAAAACACACCAGAGCTCGCATCTCCCCTCGATTCCTAGCTGCAATGTCGACTGAAGTGGCTGCTGCTGACATCCCGGTGCCTCAGGTGGAGGTAGCCGCCGACGCCGCCGTTGACACGCCGGCGGCGAAGCCGGCCAAGGCGCCCAAGGCGGCCAAGGCCAAGAAGTCCACTGGCCCGAAGAAGCCCCGCGTCACCCCGGCCCACCCGTCCTACGCCGAGGTAAGCCCCCCGAGCCCTTCGCCGTCGTTCCTCCTTCTGTCTGTTCGTCCGTGTTTCCCCTGATCTGACTTTTAGTTTGGTTCGTTCGTGCGTGCTCAGATGGTGTCGGAGGCGATCGCCGCCCTGAAGGAGAGGAGCGGGTCGAGCACCATCGCGATCGGCAAGTTCATCGAGGACAAGCACAAGGCGCACCTCCCGGCCAACTTCCGCAAGATCCTGCTCACCCAGATCAAGAAGCTCGTCGCCGCTGGCAAGCTGACCAAGGTCAAGGGCTCCTACAAGCTGGCCAAGGCCCCCGCCGCCGTCAAGCCCAAGACGGCCACCAAGAAGAAGCCGGCCGCCAAGCCCAAGGCCAAGGCGCCAGCCAAGAAGACTGCCGCCAAGTCCCCGGCCAAGAAGGCCGCcgcgaagcccaaggccaaggccccAGCCAAGGCCAAGGCCGTCGCGAAGCCCAAGGCAGCAGCCAAGCCTAAGGCGGCCGCCAAGCCCAAGGCCAAGGCTGCCGCCAAGAAGGCGCCGGCCGCCGCGACCCCCAAGAAGCCCGCCGCCGCCCGGAAGCCGCCCACCAAGCGCGCGACGCCGGTGAAGAAGGCGGCCCCCGCCAAGAAGCCCGCGGCCAAGAAGGCCAAGAAGTAGAGCCCGGCATGACCGGACCTAGATGGCCTGGCGGGTAGTATTCAGTAGCCTAATTCTCTGTTCGGTCTTGTCGGTCAAGAGCTTCTTGACCGTGTCTTGGGCGGTGATGGGCTCTTGTGTCGAGGAAGAGTAATATCCATGGGGATCAGTTGTACTTCTAGTAGCAGTAACCTTTGTAATTTGAGTCTTTTTTATTGTTGTAGCAATATCCGTTGGATGTTTGTCAAAACTACCGTGTTTCATTTGCCAAATCTGGTGCCAAAGATTATTCAGTGACACGGAAGGAGGTTTGAGATCTGAAATTGAGATTTGTATCTTATGGCAATGAATCTCGTAGATATCTAGATTTTCAGGAAAGGTTACCACTGCAAAAATCTAGTATGTGAGATTTCTGACTTACTATAAGAAAAGCAAGAACGGTGGGCTTGAAGAGATGGATGATGGTCATAGGCATGGTGCAGGGAGATGAATGGAATCGTAAGACACAGACAGAGCACAGTAGGCTAACTACTAGCCCGTCCATGGTGATGCCGGCGGTGTCCGTCGGCCGTCGACCGTCGACACGTGGATATGCCTGCTTTCAGCGAGATGTATGGAGGGCTGGAGGCTGCGGCGCAAGATTCGCAGGAGCCTCTCCGTTTGGGTGGGGCGGGCAGTGGCAGTGGCAGAGACGGGTGGGGGCGCGCGCTTTCGCTTTCAACTTTTTCGCCTTGCTACCCGTCCCGCCTGCAGTGTTTCCCTTTCCGCGCGTCCGAAACCTATGCTAGGGGGCAGCAAGCGTGTGGATGTAGGTACGTTCTACAGGAGTGGCTAAACGTGGGCCTGTTTGATTGAAGCCTACGTGTATGCCACACTTTCCTTTTGCCAAACGTGTGGCAAGCCACAACATTTGCGGCGAGTAAATTGTTAGCCACGCTTTTGGCAAGACTTGACAACAAAAACctgtgtatgacatgtggggttgGGTGCTAAAAAATTGTGGCAAGCCATAAACGAGGCAAAGAAACAAGCGCTAGGCGAAGAAAGTGTGGCATGCCTAACATGTCACGGCCCAAACCAAGGAGACACCGAAGCTTGAAGCCACTGTCGAATTATTGAAGACAGCGATTCAGCTAATGGACGACGCAGATCGACGAATGGCTCACAAATGGAATTGGACGGCTCGGATGGACCTCCCCTTCAGTTACCGTTTTAGTTTAAACTGATTCAGTTTTTAGGACTACAGGCTGCTTTACCGTCGTAATTCTGTTACGGCTACTTATTTTTTTTTTGCGAAGTAAAGGAGCTTTATTACTCAAAAGAAGTGTTACAATCCAGAGGCCATAGGTCCTCGATACATGGTGGAGCCGAGGTCAACCACACCGCAGTTGTGCTCTCGGTGCGGTTATAATTGGCCAAACGATCTGCAACACAGTTTTGACTACGGTGAATTCTTTGAGGATAAAACTCCCTACTGACTAACAACTCTTTGATCTCTCTAACTATATGACCATAAGCAAAGCGCTCAAGACCCTGATTCCGTAAAGACGAGAGCGCCTCCGATGAGTCCGACTATACAATAACCGGGAGCGAGGAATGTTGGATAGCCAATGCCATCCCTTGCATGATCGCATGTAGTTCAGCTTCCAAAGGGTCATTGCAATAGAAGATCACGCGGTATGCCAAGAAGATAATATGACCATTGTGATCACATAATACCATACCTGCTGCCGCTGATCCGTCGATACCACTAAAAGAACCATCAACTGAGAGTGCTAACCGGCCTTGTGGTGGTTTGGGCCACGGCGCTGTTGCTGGCGCCGTCTTCACTGCCTTGCTTGGGAGAGCCGAAGATGGCATCTTCCGCTTGAGAATTTCCTCTGTAGTATACCGGCCTGCCAGGCACACCGATCTGTAGTAGCTATCCAAAAAATCGACCGTCACATGAACTGGAGGGGTTTCCATGCCATGAGTAAGGTCGTTCCTTAGCTGCTAGATACGCCAGCATAACATAATAATCATGTCACGAACATCATCAGAACAGCTTGATAACAGATGTAGGATCCACTCCTTGCCATTATCCACCAGCAACTTGTCATCTGGGAGAGGCCATCTCTCCCTCATACTGGTCCACACCATTCTAGCATGAGAGCACGCCACCAGGGCATGGTATGAACCTTCCTCCTCTCGGCCACATACTGGGCATGTTGATCTGGTCGCCAGATGCCTGAGCATCTTGCAACTCTGCGTTGGAAGGGCTCCAATAGCAGCTTTCCACATTGTAATCTTCATTTTTTGAGGGATCAAGGACTTCCAGACGCAATTCCACAAGCTACGTCGCCCACCCGGGGCCGCACTGGAAGCCCCGCTGCTAACACCAGCGACATGATCACATGTTGCGAGGGTGTAGGCACTTCTCATTGTAAAAATCCCGCTCTTTTCTGGTGCCCATGCGACAAAATCAACACGCTGCCTTGGAGATGTGCGTATCCTCAAAATATGTTGTATATCCATCGGCCAAAAATGCTCTCTCAATCTGTCCAGCCTCCAGGCGCCATTTTCATCTAAAAAATCAGCAACTCTGTTAAACCGACAATTACGCTTGGGAGTTATAGGCCGGTAAGAGTAAGGACGTGGTATCCAGGGGTCTCTCCAGGTTCGGATGAGGGTTCCACTCCCCACCCGCCATATTATACCCTTTTTGAGCAGCTCCAGCCCGTGTAATATGCCCTTCCATACCGTCGATCCATTGCCTGAAAATACAATATCAAGTATATTACCTGAAGCGTAGTATTTAGCCTTCAACAATCTAGCACACAGGCTGTTAGGTGTATCAATTAGCCGCCACGCCTGCTTGGCAAGGAGTGCCTGGTTGAAGGCACACATGTCCTTAAATCCCATGCCGCCCATAGCTTTTGGTAATTTCATCTTATCCCAACTGAGCCATGCCATTTTCCTTTTCCCTTTCTCCACCCCCACCAGTATTGACGTATCATACGAGTTAGCTCGTCACATACCGATGCAGGGAGTTTAAACACACTCATCACATAGGTCGGTATGGCTTGGGCTACTGACTTGATGAGTATCTCCTTGTTCCCAGTAGACATGTACTGTTCTCCCCAGTCCACCAGTCTCTTCCTGAGCCTCTCCTGGACCATTTCAAACTTTCCTTTATGCATTCTTCCTTCCGGTACTGGTAAGCCCAGATATTTAGGTTCAAACGTCTCCTGTGTGATATCCATAATACTTTTTACTTCCGCAATGACAGCCGGTGTGCAATGATCAGAAAAGAGAATggagcactttgatggattaattaGTTGTCCCGTGGCCTCCGCATAAGTGTTCAACAAACCCTTCACTAACAAAGCTTGTTGCTGTGATGCTTGAAAGAATAGTAGAGAATCATCCGCAAATAAGAGATGGGATATAACAGGAGCATCCCTACAGATTTTGATTCCCCTCAAACCTTCCTCGGCCGTTGACCTATTGAACAGGGATGACAGGGCATCCGCGACAAAGAGAAataagaagggggaaagggggtcACCTTTGCCGCAGCCCCCTCGATGGACTGAATGATTATGTTAACTTGCCATTGAATTTCACCGAGTACTTTACTGAAGATACACATGCCATAACACGATCCACCCAGTATTGAGAGAATCCCCACTTAAGGAGGGCCTTTTCTAGGAACACCCAATCCACACGATCATACGCCTTGGATAGATCAAGTTTATAAGCACAGAAAGCATCCGAGTTTGCCGCCAAATTTTGAATATGATGGATACACTTGAAAGCTATTATAGAATTATCTGTAATCAACTTTCCGGGGATGAAGGCGCTTTGGTTTTCAGATATTAACTCCGTGAGTAGAGGCCGTAACCTGTTTACCATACACTTCGACATGATCTTGTAAACTACGTTGCATAAACTGATGGGCCGAAAGTCCTTTAGTTCTTTGGGGTGTGGAGCTTTGGGGATCAAAACTATGGCCGTGTCGTTGATCCCAACTGGCATGATACCCGTCTGAAAGAACTCCTGAACTGCTGCAACAACTTGTTCCTTAAACACCGCCCAATTGCGCTGATAGAAGCGGGCCGGAAAACCGTCCGCGCCCGGGGCCTTCAAGGGGCCGATTTGAAACAAAGCATCCGATATTTCCTGCTCAGAGTATGGTTTGCACAAAGATTCATTCATCTCGTCTGTGACTTTAGTTGTAATGCACTCAAGAACCTCCCTGGACTCAAGGGTGGGATCTTTGGTGTACACTTCCTTAAAGTACAACGTTGCCATCCTTTCCATGTCTGTCGGAGAAGAGCACCAGGAGCCATCGACCTTTAGAAGGTGCTGAACATGATTCCGGCGAGCACGCTAGACTGCTCTCCTATGCAAGTAGCTCGTGTTCCTCTCTCCTTCCTTTAGCCAAGTAATGCGTGACCTCTGGAGCCACATCATCTCCTCtctatataagagttcatccaacTGGTTCATTTTGCGCCGGACCTGAGAGGCATCCGCCCCTCCAATTTGCAGTTCAGATAGTTACGACTGGAGGGTCTCGATCTCTTTTAGAACATTACCAAAGTTATCTTTGCTCCAACTCTTTAGATCCTTCATCAACCCAGCCAGGGAAGTCGCTATCGAGGGCTGCCCTTCGACCGGTTTATTGCACTCCCAAGCCTTGTTTATGACCTCTGAGAAGACTGGGTGTCTTTCCCACATAATCTCATAACGTGGGCTTTTACACTTGGTCCGGTGATCCGGTGCCTCCTGCAATTGCACTAGCACCGGTGCATGATCCGAACAAGAAGTAGCCAGGTGGGAGACTTTTGCCGCTGGAAACAACTCTCTCCACCCTTCGTCTGCACAAGAACGATCAAGCCGGACCTGTACATTGTGATTACCATGCTGGCCGTTATTGTATGTAAACGGAACCCCGGAAAAACCCAAATCCTCCAGCTCACACACCATCAAGCAATCTCTGAAGGCTGTCATTTGCGTCTCTAATTGCAATGATCTCGAAAGATGTTCATGTTGCCACATTGCTTCATTATAATCTCCACATACAAGCCATGGATCCTGTGATATAGCTCGTAATCTGGACAGGTGATCCCACATGAGGTGCCTGTTCTCCACTCTAGGCTCCCCATAGACGAAAGTACCTCTCCACGAGACCCCTGTGCCAGCATCAGTAACCTTGACATCGATGTACCGGTTGCAAGAGTCGAGTATGGTCACTAAGAGACACTCGTCCCAAAACAACGCTAAACCTCCACTTTTTCCATCACTATTAACACCATGGAAACCCTTCAGCCCTAGTCTCCATTTAAGTTTCTGAATTTTGTCTAAAGCTTGTCTTGTTTCACAAAGAAAAACAAGCTTGGGGACGTTGGCTTTGCAGAGTGCCAACACCTCACGAACTGTTCGGCGGTTCCCCCCCGGCAGTTCCATACTAAGATATTCATTGCGTCCGGCGGTCCTCCTCAAGGGAGGCCGCCGATATCTCATTATTGTCACTCCCCTTGGTTATCTTTAAGCTTTTACTGCTAGAGGTACTGCTCGTAGGTGAAGCTCCATGTGTATCCGCACTGCTCCCATCCGTAATAGCCAGCACCTTGTTCGCAGTACCCATATGATCCTGCTCATTGTCCTCGGCCTCGTCCATATTCAGCCTTTTCTTTGGTTCCCTGGCCACATCCGTCCTCACACCTGCTTTTTTCACCGGGCTAGATGCAGTATCCGCAACCTCTGGATTGTTCGGATCCTGCTCTGTACCAGCCCCTCCCTTCGAGAGGGATCCATCCATACCGGCCCCTTGGTTTGTTGCCCCATTGGGTTTACTATCAGGACGATTACTGCCAAGATTATCAGCATACAACCAATCTCCAAATTTGAGAGACTTAACATCATGAACACCGGATCCACACTCTTTATGCTCATGGCCAATAAGGCCACATCTCTTACAGAATCTTGCCAGTTTTTCATAGCGAACCAAAAAAACTTGGCGTTCCTTGCCTCGGACAATACTCACAAATTTTGTAAGGGCTTGTCGGGTATCATGTCTCACCCTCACCCTTATGTAGTCGCCTCGAGTACTTCCGTTTAACCTCATATCCATTATCTCCCCAGCACCTTTCAGCAGTTTCTCCATGATACTTTGCTTGCAATATGGGACTGGAAGTTTATGGATTTACAACCATATCGGTAGATGAACGACTTCAACTTCATCCGCTTTAGAGAATCCATCATACGGCAGTAGGAGTACAGCCATATTGCGGAATAACCATGGACCTTGCATCATTATTCTCTCCCAATCACCCAAACATGAAGCTTGGACGACGAATCGATTCGGCCCTACCGGACGAAAACGCACGTTCTGAGCCGGGTTCCAAGCAGCTCTCATGTGCTTGTAGAAAGCTGAAGGGCTGAAGCTTTTGCTGGTGTGAACCCTAGTGATGGCGAGCCATCGAACACTTTCCTGTATCTTCAGATCATCCTCATCAATCTCCATGTCCTCAAATTCATCGTCATTGAGATCCAATTGATCTAGGAAATCTCCTAGATCCGATCTTGCCTGTTCATCAAACCCGCCTCCACTGGTGCCAGATTGGGCATCAGACGGTGAAGCCATCGCAGACTCCGTTCAGTCACACACGCTTTACGATCGCAGCGAGAGGTGAAGGGTAGACCGTAGGCGGACAAAAGCTCGCCAGGGATCGGAGGTTTTTGTGATGGGAACTCGAAGGCGATCGGGATCGCCTAGGAGGAGGAGAAACCCTAGCCGATGTGGCGTAGGGGACAAAACTCATGTTACGGCTACTTATAGCCTGCCCGATACGAAAAACCCTAAAATGTATGTATTTCACAGTCCCCATATCTAGCATAGAACTAGCTACCTTCCATGTAAGACAGGGTAGTTGTGAGTGAATTCTTCAACTGAGATCCTGATTTCTCACTTGATCTTGTTGATAATTGTGTGGATTGGTGATTATTTGTTGAATCGGTCCTCACAAACAGAGGCGAAGGACAAATTTTTTTTATGGCAGGGCGTACTCTTATTGATTTTTTGACGCAAAACCATAATAGTCAATACACACTAACAATGCACATAAATATTTTCATGTGATCCTCAACACAATAATCAAATACAATAAAAATTTAACATCGTGATCCTCGACACAATAATCAAATACAATAAAAAATTAACACATTCAAATAGAAAAACAATCTAAAACGGGTGCTTGGTTTGAAGCTACTATCACTACCAAGTTTTTTGAAATATCTTATAGAATCTGAAATTTACAACACTGAATTGTCATTAAAATAACTACAATTGCATATTACAAGTTGTTAAAAAATGCAACTAATATCCATAAAAACACACCTATCCCCTTTTCCTTTAGCTTTGCTAGCCCCATCCCCTTCCTCTCCATCTTCTGCTGACAACGACACCCCGCACCCCGCCCTTCAATCATCTATAGGGACgcagtccaaggagaaaccttcctccccggacagattttcgtgttcggtggcttcgtactgcgggccaactcgctcggtcatctggagtagattgatagctacgcccctgaccaccaggttagatttggaagcttgaactacgtcacggatatccgtggagacttgatcttcaatggatttgagactgcAGCGATCATTCCCCCTCGCCGCGAAGAACATGACTTAAATATGTCATCtgatcacatccaggagatggttcctgttgctgcaacggccttagaaccggagcagatcgtgccatccgaagccacagagtccgcggcgttggagccgcacacggactcgGCGCCTCGCAATATCTGCGTCAATGGAACtccggattcgtctccggccataaaTTCCGGACCATATACGCttgcggacaccgagctagatcggttatcgatcttcgaatttagcgccgcagacatcttccagcactcacccttgggtgatgtgctaaactctttaaagaacttgtccttggagaaggactcacaaccgaactatgttcggttcgagccagaggctgatgatgggaaattttgtttcccacccgccacccacttcatagccactgtcgataatataATTGACGTGCTCGATTatggctccaaagacatcgacggtatggacgacgattccgaccaggagcaaggccaaaacccgccatttactggatgttggacggccacctctttgtACGATGTGTACATGGCTGACACATAAAAAGCTAGCGACGATGACGAATAAGATCCAGTTGcgaataaaccttctgagacacagtccaagcgccgaCGCCCTAAATGCCACTCTAAGCCTCGTCGCCCAAATGACAGAAATACTGGCATGGGAGAGAATAGTACTCCGGGCGACACCGAAAACAACGAAGACCCTGTCGGGgctgcatccgaacaggaggaacaagacaaccCTCATAATCAGACCATGCCCAATGACCTAGACGATGATAGTTATCGTGCAGTCTCCGAGGATGATgagagcctcggcaatgaggacttcatcgtgttggggaacatagtaatttcaaaaaatttcctacgcacaagcaagatcatggtgatgcatagcaacaagaggggagagtgttgtccacgtaccctcgtaga
It encodes:
- the LOC119303578 gene encoding histone H1, whose translation is MSTEVAAADIPVPQVEVAADAAVDTPAAKPAKAPKAAKAKKSTGPKKPRVTPAHPSYAEMVSEAIAALKERSGSSTIAIGKFIEDKHKAHLPANFRKILLTQIKKLVAAGKLTKVKGSYKLAKAPAAVKPKTATKKKPAAKPKAKAPAKKTAAKSPAKKAAAKPKAKAPAKAKAVAKPKAAAKPKAAAKPKAKAAAKKAPAAATPKKPAAARKPPTKRATPVKKAAPAKKPAAKKAKK